A region of the Dreissena polymorpha isolate Duluth1 chromosome 6, UMN_Dpol_1.0, whole genome shotgun sequence genome:
GTAATTAGGCTTAAATATGTCGATAGTGTCCAATAACATCTCCAAAAAATAGGAAAGTTCGCTCTTTAATCGTTAACCTTTGTATATTACTCAAGTAACTTTCCAGTTGTATAGTATATTCAAAGACATAATTCTTCCAAAATCTCTTTGAAACAAATGCTAAGTCATAATAATGTAGACtgcttttaaaattatatttcattatgatcgaATTAAGAAACAAAGATTGAACACTCAATCTGAATACCACACACAAAGTGTATGGTCGGCAACGAAAATCAACATAGTTGAAAATGTACATAggcgccacctcctgtcattaGGGCCATCTCTTTgacattggctccatctcttatGGAAGAATGCAAAATTATGTATTAGATCGTCAAGAAACAACTGTTTTTTCTGCATGCAACAATGTGTACACGTTTAATTCGATGGTTTGATGTCGTAAGCAGTTTCATTGGGAGAAAAACAtttcgtcacacaggcaaaatacatcgatttacttttaaaaactccaccatgccacaacttataaagatcACCACGTTTCCAAATTGGTTGTTAtcatatgtttatgtacatttgtggatAAATAAATCTTCATTGAATCGCACTAAATTGTCCGCTTTTAAAAGTAATGGGAAATAAATTCTACTTACCCTCTATAACTGAAAGTTCAAAACAAACGGTTCTTAGCGCCATCTCGGAAGTAGAATTGacatatttattaatgcatcgccaAACAGATGTGACGCCCGTGATAAACAGCCGTGTTACTAAGAAATAATACTTAAGGAGCGTCTTAAATTATGAGAGTTATGAAACTGGGCGTGCACATTATTTCACGgaagttttaaattacaaacgatgGTTTTGGTGTTGACTTCCTActaaaattgttattaaagtCATCACAACAGTAAGTCTTCTTATTTCGAGAGTAGTTGTTACGGTAGACGGACACTGAACCTCTGTAAGTATGCGTTTATGAGTTAACTAGATAAGAATTGTAATTTATTCTTTTGGTTATTTTCGGATTAAGAACACTTGTTGCTGTTGTTACTGTGAGTTTCTGACTTATGTTTATTCGCATTTGTTCGACTTACGTGTTTTATTTTTAGTTCAACATTTGCAGTGATCGTTTTATATCGCTGTATTCGAAAAATAcacaacaataacataaaatggatAATACAACACTGGTTCGagaaaaaaatgattcaaatacCGTTGAAAATATACCAATCATCGTGTATATGGCAATTGTTTGCTCTGCTGGCATCATCGGAAATTTCGTCGCCTTGCTGTTTTACGTTTTAAGGAAAGATAAATCAGCTGCAACTTTAGTGCTCACTGCACTGTCTGGAAACGATTTGATTTGCTCCATACTACTGCTTGCATCAACAGCTATGCTCGTTAATTCGATGATGTACACAAATGTGGCGGCGTGCAAAATTCAAGGCTTCATTAACCACGTCTTTATTATGAATTCCATGCTGTTACTATTCATCTTAGCCCTAGATCGGTACTTCAGTTTCGGCAATACATCAAAATGGAAGTCATTATTTGCAAGAAGGAAAACAGTGATGTGTAACATCGTTTGCACCACAGGACTTTCAATCTGTTTTTCAATACGAGAACTTGTCTTTTTCGATGTTGTGCCCATAGACTTTACTGTAGCCGAGAATGTTACCGTTAAAGGTAACCGTTGTATGATAACTAGTGAAAAGCGTCTCGCAAAAATCGCCAACGCTTTTAATATTATTGACTTTATGTTGATCCTCGGTATTATGATCGCCATGCTGACTCTGTATTCGTTAATCATACGTAAGGTTTCTTCTGTTGGAAAACGTCGTTCAGCGCGAATTAATATTGGAACGGACGAAAGCCAATCGGCCGAAGTTTCGGAAATTTCTTTAAAGGCCGTAAAACAAAGTCCAAATGAAAATACCGTTGTTGTTCGAAATAGACCTTCAACAATTCGACAGAACACTTTTAATTTCAGAACAACTCTTCACTGGAGCTCGACAATTGAACGACGGCTGACGCAGATGGCATGTATTCTTACGTTGGCATCCGTCTTGACTTTTGTCCCTTACTTCGTTGTGTCAATAGTAGCTGAATTTCATAAAGAGCTGCCTATTTGGGCTAGGATTGTATACAGATCTTATGCTTTGAATTCCACCATGAATCCTTGTCTGATAGGATACTACAACTCGGAATTTCGGGCGTTCATTAAAACGAGCATAACTTGCCGtttcttaccaagtttaaaaagaaaataaaggtTTAGCATACGTATTTTGAAATCTATATATGTAAAATACTATTATCCCTACATGTTTATCAATAATATTGTATATAAACGCTTAAAtacactttgtaataaattagaaTGTGCATCGTGAACTTACACGTAAAATATCAACACACTTTCTAAACGGTCTAAACGTTACATCATGTCTAAAATTATTTGAAACCATACTGTTTACAAGTGTATCATAACGCAAACATAGTGTTTTCCCCATGTCCTTTTTAAAATATCTCAATGTTCTTAGCGCTACGaagttttatacaaaaaaatatacacaaacgCTTTCCATGCAAACGACGTGACGTAGTAAATGGATGGCATAGTGTGCGCGTACTCATCGGAACAAATGATCAACGCACAATACATTAGCACTTTTCAAATGAAGCTACTGCTTTTTACCGTTGCGTTAACATCAAAGTGTGTATATAATTACTTAGTTCGTTTGCTCATTTGCgaaatcttagaaaaaaatccTTTGTAATGAATTAAAGTACCATTTCTTAAAACGCttttgaaatacatattttgacgatATTAATATGTATCAGTATAGTATTTCAACCGGATATCATTATCAGTCTAGTAATGAGGTAACTGGCCACCATTTTATCGTGTAGGAATACACCACAGTAACCAATTAGCGTGGTAGTTATAACATAGTCAACAAACGTGGATTTTTCGAAGTTTATCTACAGGTCCATCAGCCTCTTCGTAGAGTGCTGGGTTGTACCTTTCCCTTTGACCTTTCAGGGaagaaacattgattttatttttgaGCAAAAGAGGTCAAATTTACCCGGGCTACTCGGGTATTCGCTAAAGATATAATTTTGGTCCAATAttgaccagtgcacggtggccaattaGAACTTAATGTGCTCTGATAGAGAGATTCATCTGTGGCTCGTCAGATGGGTAGTTAAGAAGTCGAACGGTAAAAAAAGccatgaaatataatattttaccgatATGTCTTACATGTTTCATTTATATAGTAGTTAGACTGAATATGTGGTCACCTTTATTAAGTAATGAGGAATGCTTTGGTATGTATTTCTTTggattatgttttatttcttatgtTTTACCTCCATACattattgtaaatgttcagtagttaTCTAATGGTTAGGAATATAGTTATATAATGGCTATACGAATACTACAcgattgaaatattgttatatgttttattgattGTAATAATTTGAAGACTGAACTTAAGCCTTGATcatgtgctctccgccccaagagaggTCTTAGTGGAGCTTCGAGCGGAATACAGGTGACGCCCCGATTCAAGAGGCGCCCCTGGCACAACGGATTAATCAGCATAATGCgtttatatattaaaactttTTAAGACATgccaaatttttaaaataaaactcaagGGCCTATATTACCAATATACATAAAGAAAATAGTAACCAGCCCAAAAGAAGAcagacatatttataaaatattaatccaAAACAGTAACTTTTCAGCTTGTCAAACAAAATGGAATTCagttttgtttaatattgaatgaAAAAGCGTACAAAATCTCGTATGTTCAAAATGAACTTTGTTGCCaattatatatgtacattttgtaaataacGAAAATAGTATGATCTTTTTCTTATAATGACCGTATTCCCAAGACATTTATTAAATGTGTTGTTGACACTATTCGTAGAATACAATTAAGCATATCTATTCAGTAACAAGGCAGGATCTTATACTTGGAATAACGACCCCAAAAACGAATAAAAAATACCCTTCAACTTTTGGACTCGTAATAGAATGaaacacaattttgaaatatGTAAAACAACAATTTCAACAGATGATGAATAAAGAGACTGGTCCCGTGTAAAGATGCGTGTATACATCTCCCATGAGAACATCACTTATCATAACACGTTATACAGATACTATATAATATTGTGTATCACCCAGTTTTGTTCAGTCTGCATTATGTTATTTACACAATGTAATTCAGCATTTAAAAACCTttcaaatatgtaatatattacaGATAAAAGATAAACATACGTACAACTAAAGCTTAAAAATATGCACGTGCAAATTAGTTTTGTTGATATAGTTATTGTCATGTTAAATACTacaaattttatatgaatgtatgatTATAACCCCAGGTATGTTCTACTCAAATACCTGTTCTTTTAATATTCTGTAAATAACATGCTTTCACGTAATTATGTAATATCTTACGGAAATAATAGCTTAGTTTATGAATCCATcacataccttttcttaaaattATATGTACAATATAGTATATGCTTGTTTCTATGTCTGTTATATCTTTAggagaaaataaaattatacacaccaaaaaagaaaaataaatacttatttgaaACTCTTTCCCAATAAGTTAATGTTAACAAAGCGCAAAATCACGATACTCGCAGCATTCCAGAtcgaggctgaacgtgtagctATTTCTGAAAGTGCCAACAACGCCGCATCTGGTCTCGAAACTTTAAGCTTTTAAACAATCGACGACATACCGTTTTTGTCCTCACAAGACGAAATCGTAAATATATACTTCCCATTTGAAATCGTTTATTTTctattaaaacattttctttctttaagtactagtaattgtttttatttaatggtttacaaatattttgATACCTTTCTTTTGAGAAATTTTAtcatgatgtttaattatttttgcaattaaataattaaaattatcctTGTATAAGAAATTATATGGATTTTTATGtagctatattttgtgaaattacttGCGTAGTACGACACCGTTAATTAAATTACCCGGTAATACACATGTAACATCCTATAcgaagcatccatgaaataaacAGACACAAACCGCATTATGAGTTCTGCTCAATTATATCTCGTCCTGTTAATATAAAAGCTGcaacaatgacgtcatttgaGTTCAGTGTCGTTTTCAGCAATTATTGTTTCTTCACGTTTGCAATCAAAAATGCGCAAATGATGGGATCAATAAAATATACGGTAAGTCTCGTATACTAATTCGTTTATTTACTCGGCACGCAAAGTTGATCCACCCGCCAAGGCTTATGGTTTaggttttctaagcctcgctaaACTAACACTTAACTAGTATTCTCTCTACATAAGAAACGTTTCACCGGCTGTCAATACCAT
Encoded here:
- the LOC127836063 gene encoding 5-hydroxytryptamine receptor 1D-like codes for the protein MDNTTLVREKNDSNTVENIPIIVYMAIVCSAGIIGNFVALLFYVLRKDKSAATLVLTALSGNDLICSILLLASTAMLVNSMMYTNVAACKIQGFINHVFIMNSMLLLFILALDRYFSFGNTSKWKSLFARRKTVMCNIVCTTGLSICFSIRELVFFDVVPIDFTVAENVTVKGNRCMITSEKRLAKIANAFNIIDFMLILGIMIAMLTLYSLIIRKVSSVGKRRSARINIGTDESQSAEVSEISLKAVKQSPNENTVVVRNRPSTIRQNTFNFRTTLHWSSTIERRLTQMACILTLASVLTFVPYFVVSIVAEFHKELPIWARIVYRSYALNSTMNPCLIGYYNSEFRAFIKTSITCRFLPSLKRK